The Paramixta manurensis region AGCAACTTTTGGCGATGGCGCGTGTGCTGGTCGCTGCGCCACAAATTTTGATTCTGGATGAAGCCACCGCGAATATTGACTCCGGTACCGAGCAGGCGATTCAGCGTGCGCTACGCCTGGTTCGGCAGCAAACCACGCTGGTGGTGATTGCGCATCGGCTCTCAACCATTACCGAAGCCGATACCATATTGGTCCTGCACCGTGGGCAAGCGGTCGAGCGAGGCACCCACCAGGCATTACTGGCGCAGCAAGGGCGTTATTGGCAAATGTATCAACTACAACTGGCAGGCGATGAACTTGCGTCGGGCATTGTTGCTAGCGTGACAGACTGATTTGCACCTTTTTTGCGCGCATTTATCAGAATGTTCCGTCTTGATGCACCTGGTTAACGCGTAACGCACCTCAATGGTGCGTTTTTTTTCGCCGTAAGATTGCCTCTCTGCCGTTGCGCTATCAATGTGCGTGCGTAGCCTCAGTATCCGCCTGATTAATCTCCAGCAACCCACCCATTTTTAATTTATGGCACAGGCTTTGCTTTAATCCTGCTGTGTTGGCTATTACTTACGATTTTACTTACCTGGAGGGGATCATATGAAGCTGGTTACCGTGGTAATCAAACCGTTCAAACTTGAGGACGTGCGTGAGGCGCTCTCCTCTATCGGTATTCAGGGGCTAACCGTCACCGAGGTGAAGGGGTTTGGTCGCCAGAAGGGCCATGCGGAGTTGTACCGTGGCGCTGAATACAGCGTGAATTTCCTGCCAAAAGTAAAAATTGATATTGCGATTGCCGACGATCAGCTTGATGAAGTGATCGATGTCATTAGCAAAGCTGCCTACACCGGCAAAATTGGCGACGGTAAGATCTTTGTTGCTGAACTGCAACGAGTCATCCGTATTCGTACCGGCGAAACCGACGAAGCAGCGCTTTAATCTCGGGCTCAGAATTGTGATGGGATGGAATAAAATGAAAAAACTACTGGCAAAATCAGGCCTGCTGAGCCTGGCGCTGTTACCCTCCTTAGCAATGGCTGCCCCTGCCGTTGCCGATAAGGCCGATAACGCTTTTATGATGATTTGCACCGCGCTGGTGCTGTTTATGTCGATTCCAGGTATCGCACTGTTTTATGGCGGTTTGATTCGCGGCAAAAACGTTTTGTCGATGCTGACCCAAGTCGCGGTGACGTTCTCAATGGTATGCGTGTTGTGGCTGTTTTATG contains the following coding sequences:
- the glnK gene encoding P-II family nitrogen regulator — protein: MKLVTVVIKPFKLEDVREALSSIGIQGLTVTEVKGFGRQKGHAELYRGAEYSVNFLPKVKIDIAIADDQLDEVIDVISKAAYTGKIGDGKIFVAELQRVIRIRTGETDEAAL